Proteins encoded together in one Benincasa hispida cultivar B227 chromosome 1, ASM972705v1, whole genome shotgun sequence window:
- the LOC120068007 gene encoding cellulose synthase-like protein G3, translating to MGGAATPPPPSPLHSTIFSRSTAAFNRLFAAVYGGAILALFYHHIVSILRNSSISSSLISLALLISDLILAFMWLTAQCFRMIPVRRREFPEKLKQVAKDFDFLAVDVFICTADPYKEPPMSVVNSVLSVMAYDYPAGKISVYISDDGGSALTLFALMEAAKFASHWLPFCNKNDVVERNPEVFFASTSEFWNSDSQKIKEMYEHMKMKVEDVVEKGKVGDEYINGEEDRLTFHKWDKSFTPQSHPTIIKVLLESKNDRDMMGHSLPNLIYLSRQKSKAFHHHFKGGALNALLRVSSIMTNAPMILTLDCDMYSNDPQTLYRALCYALDPKLKSNLGYIQFPQCFKGVSKNDIYASEMKRLYNINPTGLDGLLGPDYFGTGCFFIRRAFFGGPSSFESLESSQVSPDYVVHKPIRSQQTLDLAHYFAASDYENGTKWGSKVGIRYGSLVEDFYTGYCLQCQGWKSIFCYPDRAAFYGNAPISLLDALVQNKRWAVGSLEVGLSKSSPITFGTKSMGLLMGLCYAHYAFWAILSIPITVYAFLPQLALIYGISIFPKVSEGEFILYVFLFLGAYGQDLLEFIIVGSTFRKWWNEQRMWMIRGISSYLYGSIEFTLKSLGIFSYGFEVTSKVMDEEQSKRYMEEWFEFGASTPMFVPMAMAATLNLGCLVSGFMRIFKGWNNWEEMFGQMFIAGFITLNCWPIYEAMVFRSDAGKMPLNITFMSILFLLLGLLCIPISISTSPNYLLLF from the exons ATGGGCGGCGCCGCCACACCACCTCCACCGTCGCCGCTTCACTCCACTATCTTCTCTCGTTCCACCGCCGCTTTCAACCGCCTCTTCGCGGCTGTCTACGGCGGCGCGATTTTAGCTCTGTTCTATCACCACATCGTTTCGATTCTTCGAAATTCCtcaatttcatcttctttaatctctcTTGCCCTACTCATCTCCGATTTAATTTTGGCCTTCATGTGGCTCACGGCGCAATGTTTTCGGATGATTCCTGTCCGCCGCCGAGAGTTTCCAGAGAAATTGAAACAGGTAGCGAAGGATTTCGATTTTCTGGCGGTGGATGTGTTCATTTGCACGGCGGATCCGTACAAGGAGCCGCCGATGAGCGTGGTGAACTCGGTACTATCAGTTATGGCTTACGACTATCCCGCTGGGAAGATCTCCGTCTATATCTCCGACGACGGCGGCTCCGCCTTGACTCTGTTTGCTTTGATGGAGGCGGCAAAGTTCGCTAGCCACTGGCTGCCGTTTTGCAATAAAAACGACGTCGTAGAAAGGAATCCCGAGGTGTTTTTTGCATCTACTAGTGAGTTTTGGAACTCTGATTCACAGAAGATTAag GAAATGTATGAGCATATGAAAATGAAGGTGGAAGATGTGGTTGAGAAAGGAAAGGTAGGAGATGAGTACATCAATGGAGAAGAAGATAGGTTGACTTTTCATAAATGGGACAAATCTTTCACTCCTCAATCTCATCCTACCATTATTAAG GTTTTATTGGAGAGCAAAAATGATAGGGACATGATGGGTCATTCACTACCTAATCTCATCTATCTCTCAAGGCAGAAAAGTAAAGCATTTCATCATCATTTCAAGGGTGGTGCCCTCAATGCTTTG CTTCGAGTGTCATCAATAATGACAAATGCACCAATGATTCTAACCCTCGATTGTGATATGTACTCGAATGACCCACAAACTCTATATAGAGCTCTATGTTATGCATTGGATCCAAAACTGAAAAGTAATTTGGGTTACATTCAATTTCCTCAATGCTTCAAAGGAGTTAGCAAAAATGACATCTATGCTTCTGAGATGAAGCGCTTATACAACATTAATCCTACTGGTCTGGATGGGCTTTTGGGCCCAGATTACTTTGGAACTGGCTGCTTTTTTATTCGACGGGCCTTCTTTGGCGGCCCATCATCTTTTGAATCTTTGGAATCTTCTCAAGTTAGTCCTGATTATGTTGTTCACAAGCCCATTCGTTCTCAACAAACTTTGGATTTGGCCCATTACTTTGCAGCTTCTGATTATGAGAATGGCACTAAATGGGGATCCAAG GTGGGCATTCGATATGGATCATTGGTGGAGGACTTCTATACAGGCTATTGCTTGCAATGTCAAGGATGGAAGAGTATATTCTGCTATCCAGATAGGGCGGCTTTTTATGGCAATGCGCCTATTAGCCTTCTCGATGCTTTGGTTCAAAATAAGAGATGGGCCGTGGGCTCGCTCGAGGTTGGTTTATCCAAGTCCAGCCCAATCACATTTGGGACGAAATCCATGGGCCTTCTTATGGGCCTTTGTTATGCTCACTATGCATTTTGGGCCATTTTGTCCATTCCAATCACTGTCTATGCCTTCCTTCCACAACTGGCTCTCATCTATGGCATCTCAATTTTCCCAAAG GTTTCAGAGGGTGAATTCATATTATACGTGTTTCTTTTCCTTGGAGCTTATGGACAAGATTTACTCGAGTTTATCATTGTCGGAAGCACatttcgaaaatggtggaaCGAACAAAGAATGTGGATGATAAGAGGAATTTCAAGTTACCTTTATGGATCGATTGAATTCACACTAAAATCTTTGGGCATTTTTTCGTATGGGTTCGAAGTAACGAGCAAAGTAATGGACGAAGAACAAAGCAAACGATACATGGAAGAGTGGTTTGAGTTTGGGGCTTCTACACCAATGTTTGTACCAATGGCAATGGCAGCAACACTTAATTTGGGATGTTTAGTGAGTGGATTTATGAGAATTTTCAAAGGTTGGAATAATTGGGAGGAGATGTTTGGCCAAATGTTTATAGCTGGATTTATCACTCTCAATTGTTGGCCAATTTATGAAGCTATGGTGTTTAGGAGTGATGCAGGAAAAATGCCTCTCAACATTACCTTTATGTCAATATTATTTCTACTTCTAGGATTGCTTTGCATACCTATTTCCATTTCTACTTCACCTAATTACCTTTTGCTATTTTGA
- the LOC120086469 gene encoding cellulose synthase-like protein G3, with translation MEEYRARAAAGPLPLHSQSQHISYRATTFNRLFAAVYSVAIFALFYYHLASLLNPTSLTFFFISLSLFISDVVLAFSWATTQCNRMNPLRRREFLENLKLLLKKDSDFPALDVFICTADPYKEPPMNVVNTALSVMAYDYPTWKISVYVSDDGGSAMTLFAFMEAAKFAVEWLPFCKKNDVVERNPDAFFVSNKDYCNSEMEKIKIMYEKMRTRIENVMEKGKVEDEFINGEEEHLIFDKWTKSFTPKNHPAIIQVLLESGKNRDISGESLPNLIYVSRQKSTTSHHHFKAGALNTLLRVSTIMTNAPIILTLDCDTYSNDPQTPNRILCYFLDSKLASNLSYIQFPQRFYGVSKNDIYASEHKRLYIFNPVGMDGLLGPAYLGTGCFFIRRAFFGGPSSFESPELLELDPNHVVEKAIESQEILDLAHVVAGCDYENDTKWGSKLGFRYGSLVEDYFTGYCLQCEGWKSLFCNPEKAAFYGDAPMNLLDGLNQMKRWVIGLLEVTFSKYSPITFGVRFMGLLMGLSYSHNISWAFLSISLFVYAFLPQLALINAVSIFPKVTDPWFVLYAFLFLGAYGQDLLEFILEGNTFEKWWNDQRIWSIRGLSSYLFAFIEFFFKSFGISVFGFNVTSKVIDQEQSKRYKQELFDFGTPSLMFLPMATVAIVNFVAELIGIWRSLGGAWEQLFLQIFLVGFVVVNCWPIYEAMVLRNDEGKLPPKITFLSLLLTLFLCSLFSTFCH, from the exons ATGGAGGAATACAGAGCACGCGCCGCCGCCGGGCCATTGCCACTTCACTCCCAATCCCAACACATCTCTTACCGTGCCACCACCTTCAACCGCCTCTTCGCGGCCGTTTACTCCGTCGCCATTTTTGCTCTGTTTTACTACCATTTAGCTTCACTTCTTAATCCCACCTCCCTtactttcttcttcatctctctTTCTCTGTTTATCTCCGACGTCGTTTTAGCCTTCTCGTGGGCCACCACTCAATGCAACCGCATGAATCCCCTCCGCCGCCGCGAGTTTCTCGAGAACCTGAAACtattgctcaagaaggattcgGATTTTCCGGCGCTGGATGTGTTCATTTGCACGGCGGATCCGTACAAGGAGCCACCGATGAACGTCGTCAACACGGCTTTGTCTGTCATGGCTTATGATTATCCGACATGGAAGATTTCGGTGTACGTCTCTGACGACGGCGGCTCTGCTATGACACTCTTTGCTTTTATGGAAGCGGCCAAATTCGCCGTCGAGTGGTTGCCGTTTTGTAAGAAAAACGACGTCGTTGAGAGAAATCCTGATGCATTCTTTGTTTCCAACAAGGACTATTGCAACTCTGAGATGGAGAAGATCAAG ATAATGTATGAGAAAATGAGAACGAGAATAGAAAATGTTATGGAGAAAGGAAAGGTTGAAGATGAGTTCATTAATGGAGAAGAAGAGCATTTGATTTTTGATAAATGGACAAAATCCTTTACTCCTAAGAATCATCCTGCTATTATTCAG GTATTATTGGAAAGCGGTAAAAACAGAGACATTAGTGGAGAGTCGTTGCCAAATCTCATCTATGTTTCAAGGCAAAAGTCTACAACTTCTCATCACCATTTTAAGGCTGGTGCTCTTAATACTTTG CTTCGAGTATCAACTATAATGACCAATGCACCAATTATTCTCACTTTGGATTGTGACACGTATTCCAATGATCCACAAACACCAAATCGGATCTTGTGTTACTTCTTGGATTCAAAACTTGCAAGCAATTTAAGTTATATTCAATTCCCTCAACGTTTTTATGGAGTTAGCAAAAATGACATCTATGCTAGTGAGCATAAacgattatatatatttaatccaGTTGGTATGGATGGGCTATTAGGCCCAGCTTATCTTGGCACAGGGTGCTTTTTTATTCGGCGAGCTTTCTTTGGAGGCCCATCATCATTTGAGTCACCTGAACTTCTTGAACTCGACCCGAATCATGTTGTGGAAAAAGCCATTGAATCTCAAGAAATATTAGATTTGGCCCATGTGGTTGCAGGTTGTGATTATGAAAATGACACCAAATGGGGTTCCAAG TTGGGTTTTAGATATGGGTCATTAGTAGAGGATTATTTCACAGGGTATTGTTTACAATGTGAGGGGTGGAAGAGTTTATTCTGTAATCCAGAGAAGGCGGCTTTCTATGGGGATGCACCAATGAACCTCCTAGATGGGCTGAATCAAATGAAAAGATGGGTTATTGGGCTTTTGGAAGTGACATTCTCAAAGTACAGCCCAATCACATTCGGCGTAAGGTTCATGGGCCTTCTCATGGGCCTTTCTTATAGCCACAACATTTCTTGGGCCTTTCTCTCCATTTCACTCTTTGTTTATGCATTTCTCCCCCAATTGGCTCTCATCAATGCTGTATCCATCTTCCCAAAG GTTACAGATCCATGGTTTGTATTGTATGCATTCTTGTTCTTGGGAGCTTATGGACAAGACCTTCTTGAATTCATATTAGAAGGAAACACATTCGAAAAATGGTGGAATGATCAGAGAATATGGAGCATAAGAGGTCTGTCTAGCTACTTATTTGCATTCATTGAGTTCTTCTTCAAGTCCTTTGGAATTTCTGTTTTTGGTTTTAATGTCACTAGTAAAGTAATTGACCAAGAACAGAGCAAGAGATACAAGCAGGAATTGTTCGATTTCGGAACCCCATCCCTAATGTTCCTGCCAATGGCCACAGTGGCCATCGTCAACTTCGTCGCCGAACTCATTGGAatttggagatcattgggtgGCGCTTGGGAACAACTCttccttcaaatatttttagTTGGATTTGTGGTGGTGAATTGCTGGCCAATTTATGAGGCCATGGTGCTTAGGAACGACGAAGGAAAATTGCCCcctaaaatcacttttttatCTCTCTTACTCACTTTGTTTCTCTGCTCTTTATTCTCTACTTTTTGTCACTAA